In the Chlorobium limicola DSM 245 genome, one interval contains:
- the dprA gene encoding DNA-processing protein DprA, with protein sequence MNEPHAGKDAGLFLLTLASVPGLGPARINAIITRFGYQPDLLRASADVFLEVPGIGRSLAEEISGFLSGSKRREAEEASLRQYEELDRHQASLVTIFDPCFPALLKEIYDPPPFLFVRGSFSEPEPPSIAIVGTRRASAYGKQAAGLLSGELASRGLLIVSGLAYGIDTAAHEAAMRAGGKTIAVLAGSVDHVYTDPRGKIWPKIIEQGALISEELFGSELLPGKFPKRNRIISGMSLGTVVVESDLKGGALITASYALEQNREVFAVPGTIYSHNSRGTNRLIQSGQAKMVLATDDVLEELNRPSLNIPVHEHAATDTVTIVLSKAERELLAYMDTGPIHIDALALQAGHDISELLVLLFELELKKAVVQLPGQFFGKKQIKHEKNSHYRL encoded by the coding sequence ATGAATGAGCCACATGCAGGAAAAGATGCCGGGCTTTTCCTGTTGACGCTCGCCAGCGTCCCCGGACTCGGGCCTGCAAGAATAAATGCCATCATAACCCGCTTCGGCTATCAGCCCGATCTGCTCAGGGCATCTGCGGATGTATTTCTTGAGGTTCCCGGCATAGGCCGGTCACTTGCGGAAGAGATCTCCGGTTTTCTCAGCGGCAGTAAACGACGCGAAGCGGAAGAAGCTTCCCTTCGACAGTATGAGGAGCTTGATCGCCATCAGGCCTCGCTGGTCACGATCTTCGACCCATGTTTTCCTGCCCTGCTCAAAGAAATTTATGACCCGCCCCCTTTTCTGTTCGTTCGCGGCTCTTTTTCCGAACCGGAACCGCCATCGATAGCCATAGTAGGAACCAGGCGAGCATCAGCTTATGGAAAACAGGCAGCGGGCCTGCTCTCAGGCGAACTTGCTTCCCGGGGCCTGCTGATCGTCAGCGGTCTGGCATATGGAATCGATACCGCGGCGCATGAGGCCGCCATGAGGGCAGGAGGAAAAACCATCGCGGTGCTTGCAGGCAGTGTCGACCATGTCTATACCGATCCCAGGGGGAAAATCTGGCCGAAAATCATCGAACAGGGTGCTCTCATTTCAGAAGAACTGTTCGGTTCCGAACTGCTCCCCGGAAAATTCCCCAAACGGAACAGGATCATCTCGGGAATGTCGCTCGGCACTGTTGTCGTTGAATCCGACCTGAAAGGTGGAGCGCTCATCACGGCATCGTACGCACTTGAACAGAACCGGGAGGTCTTCGCCGTACCGGGAACCATATACTCGCACAATTCAAGGGGAACAAACCGCCTGATCCAGTCCGGGCAGGCAAAAATGGTTCTTGCGACAGACGATGTGCTTGAAGAACTTAACCGTCCTTCCCTGAATATCCCGGTGCATGAGCATGCTGCAACCGATACCGTAACCATCGTCCTGTCGAAAGCAGAACGTGAGCTGCTGGCGTACATGGATACCGGACCGATACATATCGACGCCCTTGCCCTGCAGGCCGGGCATGATATTTCTGAATTGCTCGTTCTGTTATTCGAGCTTGAACTGAAGAAAGCCGTCGTCCAGCTCCCCGGCCAATTCTTTGGTAAAAAACAGATAAAACATGAAAAGAATAGTCATTATAGGCTCTAA
- a CDS encoding polyprenyl synthetase family protein, translating to MTITLTQELVEEKYRRYHKRINDALAGCFSADKPETLYAPARYIIEGKGKRIRPFLTLLASESVCGSSENALNAALAVEILHNFTLMHDDIMDAADLRHGRPAVHKQWNTNVAILSGDMMIAYAYELALQSKTERHRELIHILNHANITICEGQALDMELELKKNATISDYLDMIAKKTGRLISAALEAGGVAGNGTQEQLNALVTFGEKIGRAFQIQDDFLDIMAEDGKSGKIPGGDVINGKKTYLLLRSIELTSATDKELLQSVIDNNGIGADRVSEVKEIYERCGVLDEARAMINQDTEDALAALESLPYAEGREYLSGFAGILMKRDF from the coding sequence ATGACTATAACCCTCACCCAGGAACTCGTCGAAGAGAAATACCGTCGCTATCATAAGCGGATCAACGATGCGCTTGCAGGATGCTTCAGTGCCGATAAACCGGAAACGCTCTATGCCCCGGCCCGGTATATCATCGAGGGAAAAGGAAAAAGAATCAGGCCATTCCTCACCCTGCTTGCCTCGGAATCTGTCTGCGGCTCTTCGGAAAACGCCCTTAACGCAGCGCTCGCTGTCGAAATTCTGCATAATTTCACTCTTATGCACGACGATATCATGGACGCTGCCGACCTGAGGCATGGCCGACCGGCGGTGCATAAGCAATGGAATACCAATGTGGCCATTCTTTCGGGCGATATGATGATCGCTTACGCTTATGAACTCGCACTCCAGTCGAAAACCGAGCGCCACAGAGAGCTTATCCATATCCTCAATCACGCAAACATCACGATCTGCGAAGGCCAGGCTCTCGATATGGAACTGGAGCTGAAAAAAAACGCCACGATTTCCGACTATCTCGACATGATTGCAAAAAAAACAGGCCGACTGATCTCCGCCGCGCTTGAAGCCGGAGGCGTTGCCGGAAACGGAACGCAGGAACAGTTGAACGCTCTTGTGACCTTCGGCGAAAAAATCGGACGGGCATTCCAGATTCAGGATGATTTTCTCGACATCATGGCTGAAGACGGGAAATCAGGTAAAATTCCTGGCGGGGATGTCATCAACGGAAAAAAAACCTACCTGCTGCTTCGCTCGATCGAGCTGACATCGGCAACCGACAAAGAACTGCTCCAGTCCGTCATCGACAACAACGGAATCGGCGCCGACCGGGTTTCAGAAGTAAAGGAGATATACGAACGATGCGGGGTGCTCGACGAAGCCCGTGCGATGATAAACCAGGACACGGAGGACGCGCTCGCCGCGCTCGAATCGCTGCCCTATGCCGAAGGACGGGAATACCTGAGCGGATTTGCCGGTATTCTCATGAAACGCGATTTCTGA
- the fni gene encoding type 2 isopentenyl-diphosphate Delta-isomerase, whose product MSDSLSNITIERKHNHVEICLHEAVGFDRKSAGFDEIEFIHNALPEIRFSDIDLSTTFLGRKIGAPLMISSMTGGFEKASLLNRRFAEAAEHFGIPLGIGSMRQALENSTQKESFAIVRKYAPSVPVFANIGAPEVARGLSASDIGILLELIEADALIVHLNAAQELFQPEGNTDFRHVLDQLSHLCATVPVPVIVKEVGCGISGVCAQRVLDAGVKVIDVAGAGGISWQKVEEIRYVRQRERENRFSPEALDDLLNWGIPTARCIAEVSDLKKHTVHTDFEIIASGGIRSGLDIAKSLALGARIGASAGQLLNAAHEERLEETIETWLNDLRAVLFLTGTTSPDKLQKQHLILKHRPIL is encoded by the coding sequence ATGAGTGACTCACTTTCCAATATAACAATAGAACGGAAGCATAACCATGTAGAGATCTGCCTGCATGAAGCTGTCGGGTTCGACAGAAAAAGTGCCGGCTTCGATGAGATCGAGTTCATACACAACGCTCTTCCTGAAATCCGTTTTTCCGATATCGACCTTTCAACGACCTTTCTGGGTCGGAAAATCGGCGCGCCTCTCATGATCTCTTCCATGACCGGGGGCTTCGAGAAAGCATCGTTGCTCAATCGTCGTTTTGCCGAAGCTGCAGAACATTTCGGTATTCCGCTCGGCATCGGCAGCATGAGGCAGGCTCTTGAAAACAGCACCCAGAAAGAGAGTTTCGCGATTGTCAGAAAATACGCTCCGTCCGTACCGGTTTTTGCCAATATAGGGGCGCCTGAAGTCGCCCGGGGTTTAAGCGCATCGGATATCGGCATCCTTCTTGAACTGATCGAAGCCGATGCGCTCATTGTGCACCTGAATGCGGCACAGGAGCTGTTTCAGCCGGAGGGAAACACGGATTTCCGTCATGTACTCGATCAGCTGTCGCACTTGTGCGCAACCGTTCCGGTTCCGGTTATTGTAAAAGAGGTCGGCTGCGGCATATCCGGAGTATGCGCGCAAAGAGTGCTCGATGCGGGAGTGAAGGTTATCGATGTAGCCGGAGCCGGCGGCATCAGCTGGCAGAAAGTGGAAGAAATCCGATATGTGCGGCAAAGAGAGCGGGAAAACCGCTTCAGTCCGGAAGCTCTCGATGATCTGCTGAACTGGGGAATCCCCACAGCAAGGTGTATCGCAGAGGTTTCCGACCTCAAAAAACATACCGTCCATACGGATTTCGAAATCATCGCTTCCGGAGGAATACGAAGCGGACTGGATATTGCCAAATCGCTGGCTCTTGGCGCCCGGATTGGAGCATCTGCCGGACAGCTTCTCAATGCGGCACACGAAGAGCGGCTTGAAGAGACGATAGAAACCTGGCTCAACGATCTCAGGGCCGTCCTGTTCCTGACAGGAACGACGTCACCCGACAAGCTTCAGAAACAGCATCTTATTCTTAAACATCGACCGATTTTGTAA
- a CDS encoding ABC transporter permease, which yields MLKTLLDIALRHLLGRRRQTLTTITGVAVSTMVLITTISLTRGLLDSFVETIVNVAPHITIKGEKTNSVPVDILTRQGSSAVVLVEDNIRKQEREEVLNYRQILELFASSLYRDEIRAVSPYVESQVMAVKGNRNEPVLLKGVDIQKEDLISGIGRKLQSGNLAAFEKTSNALLIGRTVARDMKLTLNDEVIIIPASGKSRQCKVAGIFFTGVNAVDNTIVGSLKLGQIIEGLPSNKVTGIALKIRDPFDNALLSEELQRVTGYRSLTWQDQNASVLSLFIRIGYIVFSLVAFVGVVSGFGVANILVTTVFEKSRDIAIMKSFGFSALQLVGMFVLEGFLVGLAGALAGGVLAVGSINIFAVIPVENSQGPLTKTGFSMSQNPLYFIYVIGVTVFISTVSAILPSAKAAKLEPIKVLRDSNL from the coding sequence ATGCTGAAAACGCTTCTTGATATCGCCCTGCGGCACCTGCTCGGACGCCGCCGTCAGACACTGACGACAATTACCGGCGTAGCTGTCAGTACCATGGTGCTGATTACGACGATTTCGCTGACGCGAGGTCTTCTGGATTCTTTTGTAGAAACAATCGTCAATGTAGCCCCGCATATCACCATCAAAGGCGAAAAAACGAACAGCGTTCCGGTTGATATTCTGACCCGGCAGGGGAGTTCGGCTGTTGTTCTTGTTGAAGACAATATCAGGAAACAGGAGAGGGAGGAGGTGCTGAACTACCGTCAGATACTGGAATTATTCGCATCATCGCTCTATCGCGATGAGATTCGTGCAGTTTCTCCGTATGTCGAATCGCAGGTTATGGCCGTTAAAGGGAACCGGAACGAACCGGTTCTTCTCAAGGGAGTCGATATACAGAAGGAGGATCTGATCAGCGGAATCGGCAGAAAACTGCAGAGCGGCAATCTTGCCGCATTCGAAAAAACATCCAACGCCCTGCTGATAGGCAGGACGGTTGCCCGCGACATGAAACTGACTCTCAATGATGAGGTGATTATCATTCCTGCATCAGGGAAAAGCCGTCAGTGCAAGGTTGCCGGCATTTTTTTTACCGGCGTCAACGCGGTCGATAACACTATTGTCGGTTCACTGAAGCTTGGCCAGATTATTGAAGGTCTTCCCTCGAACAAGGTTACCGGTATTGCACTCAAGATCAGGGATCCGTTTGACAACGCCCTGCTTTCGGAGGAGCTGCAAAGGGTAACCGGGTACCGTTCATTGACCTGGCAGGATCAGAATGCAAGCGTACTCTCGCTCTTTATCCGTATAGGCTATATTGTTTTTTCGCTTGTAGCCTTTGTCGGTGTTGTTTCAGGTTTCGGAGTTGCAAACATTCTTGTTACAACGGTTTTCGAAAAGAGCCGCGATATTGCCATCATGAAATCATTCGGGTTTTCAGCTCTTCAGCTTGTCGGCATGTTTGTGCTCGAAGGATTTCTTGTCGGTCTGGCAGGGGCTCTGGCCGGGGGGGTGTTGGCGGTGGGTTCTATCAATATTTTTGCCGTCATACCTGTTGAGAACTCGCAGGGTCCGCTGACAAAAACAGGGTTCAGTATGTCCCAGAACCCGCTCTATTTCATTTATGTCATCGGGGTAACGGTTTTCATCAGCACCGTTTCAGCTATTCTCCCTTCTGCAAAAGCGGCAAAACTCGAGCCGATAAAAGTTCTGCGCGACAGCAATCTTTAG
- a CDS encoding ABC transporter ATP-binding protein has translation MSNPSGTASSFRPQQDETLKKRRKGSIDRYIVSRLLDYIKPYKGLVTAAVVITLAGSVFGPLRPFLTKVAIDDHIAKNDLQGLAFISLLLTGVILLEGLKQYASTWITQIIGQKAVFNIRMDVFRHLQKLPVRFFDRNPIGRLITRTTNDVESLNEMLSSGVISILGDIAQLLFIVVMMTLLDWQLTLIVLGILPIMLYVTMTFKNKVRSAFTDVRTHLARLNSFFQEHIAGMNIVQLFNHQEIAFDRYAAVNADHRDANIRTVFYFSLYYPLIELLSSIAAGLVIWYSGARVLKADLTIGVVISFVQYIWLFFRPLQHLSDKFNIMQTAITSSDRIFRLLEEPVEREESEGDRPALTFRECIALHHVWFAYDEKNWVLKDLSLDIRMGEKIAIVGATGSGKTTIINILSGLYPYAQGSVTIDGTELKNIPGSSLRKLIGVVMQDVILFSGTLRENLAFSNPGIPDEKIIEAARIVGADRFISQLPGGYGYRVKENGTGLSAGQKQLIAFVRALLYNPQILVLDEATSSVDTETEQLIEAATAKLMQGRTSIMIAHRLSTVQKADRIMVMHKGVIRETGTHQELLAERGLYYKLYLLQHPDGR, from the coding sequence ATGAGCAATCCTTCCGGTACTGCGTCAAGCTTCAGGCCGCAACAGGATGAAACCCTGAAAAAGCGCAGAAAGGGATCCATCGACCGCTATATCGTCTCCCGGCTTCTTGACTATATCAAACCATACAAGGGTCTTGTTACGGCAGCAGTCGTCATTACCCTCGCCGGTTCCGTTTTCGGGCCGCTCAGACCGTTTCTCACCAAAGTGGCCATCGATGATCATATCGCGAAAAACGATCTGCAGGGACTTGCCTTCATCAGCCTTCTGCTTACGGGAGTAATTCTTCTTGAAGGCCTGAAACAGTATGCGTCAACCTGGATAACCCAGATCATCGGGCAGAAAGCGGTTTTCAATATTCGAATGGATGTTTTCCGGCATCTTCAGAAACTGCCTGTCCGTTTTTTCGACAGGAATCCTATAGGACGACTTATTACAAGAACCACCAACGATGTGGAGTCCCTGAATGAAATGCTTTCGAGCGGCGTCATTTCGATTCTCGGCGACATAGCTCAACTGCTTTTTATTGTCGTCATGATGACCTTGCTCGACTGGCAGCTCACGCTGATCGTGCTCGGCATACTCCCGATCATGCTCTATGTCACCATGACCTTTAAAAACAAGGTTCGTTCGGCATTCACGGATGTGCGCACACATCTGGCCCGGCTCAACTCTTTTTTTCAGGAACATATCGCCGGCATGAATATCGTGCAGCTCTTCAACCACCAGGAGATCGCTTTCGACCGCTATGCGGCCGTCAACGCAGATCACCGCGATGCCAATATCAGAACGGTATTCTATTTTTCTCTCTACTACCCGCTTATCGAACTGCTCAGTTCGATAGCCGCCGGTCTGGTGATCTGGTACAGCGGCGCAAGAGTACTTAAAGCCGACCTGACCATTGGAGTGGTCATCTCGTTCGTCCAGTATATCTGGCTGTTTTTCCGGCCGCTGCAGCATCTTTCCGATAAATTCAACATCATGCAGACGGCCATCACCAGCTCGGACCGCATCTTCAGGCTGCTCGAAGAACCCGTCGAACGGGAAGAATCGGAAGGCGATCGCCCGGCGCTGACGTTCAGGGAGTGCATTGCCCTGCACCATGTCTGGTTTGCCTACGATGAAAAAAACTGGGTGCTTAAAGACCTTTCCTTAGATATTCGAATGGGCGAGAAAATAGCTATCGTAGGCGCTACCGGAAGCGGAAAAACCACCATCATCAATATTCTCTCCGGCCTCTACCCCTATGCACAGGGCTCGGTAACCATCGATGGAACAGAACTGAAAAACATACCCGGAAGTTCACTGCGCAAACTGATCGGTGTGGTGATGCAGGATGTGATCCTTTTTTCAGGGACACTCCGTGAAAACCTCGCATTCAGCAATCCCGGGATTCCGGATGAAAAAATTATCGAAGCCGCGCGCATCGTAGGGGCAGACCGTTTCATCAGTCAGCTTCCCGGAGGATACGGCTATCGGGTGAAGGAAAACGGTACCGGGCTGTCCGCAGGTCAGAAACAGCTGATCGCCTTTGTGCGGGCTCTGCTCTACAACCCTCAGATCCTCGTGCTCGACGAAGCGACCAGTTCGGTCGATACCGAAACCGAGCAGCTCATAGAAGCGGCCACAGCAAAACTCATGCAGGGCAGAACCTCGATCATGATCGCCCACAGGCTTTCAACGGTTCAGAAAGCCGACAGAATAATGGTGATGCATAAAGGCGTTATCAGGGAAACCGGCACCCACCAGGAACTGCTTGCCGAAAGGGGACTCTACTACAAACTCTATCTTCTGCAGCATCCCGACGGGAGATAA
- the glmM gene encoding phosphoglucosamine mutase: protein MSLMISVSGIRGVVGESLTPKNLTAFASAFATWIHRSRENSVKSRGNGLPLIVIGSDTRPTGKQIAGLVGNVLALSGCDVLDLGIATTPTVELATAAAKADGGLIITASHNPVEWNALKMLNHRGEFLSAEEVDQLLAIAEEETFHSARWNEIGRLTLSKGYDSEHIDSILKMPFIDPAAIEKEQFKVLVDCVEGAGFSIVPELCRRLGIGNLTLAACEGTGIFPRNPEPVEENLTETIALMKRSGCDFGIIVDPDVDRLALIAEDGSLFGEEYSLVACADFYLGIKKGAVVNNLSSSRALADIAGWHGVPCYSAKVGEANVTAMMKEVGATIGGEGNGGIILPELHYGRDALVGIALFVQAFTNWRSDNRGGTLSEFRSRFPDYAMAKEKIRLGASTPEKLDILFCNIAKLYPEAKANRLDGLKLDFADSWAHLRPSNTEPIIRIYTEAPAREHAERLASEMMQHIAAGTAVS, encoded by the coding sequence ATGAGCTTGATGATCAGCGTATCCGGTATCAGAGGCGTAGTCGGTGAAAGCCTCACCCCTAAAAACCTCACGGCATTCGCATCGGCATTTGCGACGTGGATACACCGTTCAAGAGAGAACAGCGTCAAGAGCCGCGGAAATGGACTGCCGCTTATTGTCATCGGAAGCGATACGCGTCCGACAGGGAAACAGATTGCCGGACTTGTCGGCAATGTTCTTGCGCTCTCGGGCTGCGATGTTCTGGATCTCGGCATAGCGACAACGCCGACCGTTGAGTTGGCTACCGCTGCCGCAAAGGCTGACGGCGGACTGATCATCACTGCGTCGCACAATCCGGTGGAATGGAATGCCCTGAAAATGCTGAACCATCGCGGTGAATTCCTGTCAGCAGAAGAGGTGGATCAGCTGCTTGCGATTGCCGAAGAGGAGACATTCCATTCGGCCCGCTGGAATGAAATCGGCAGACTGACCCTCAGTAAGGGCTACGACAGCGAACATATCGACAGCATCCTGAAAATGCCCTTCATCGATCCTGCCGCTATTGAAAAAGAGCAGTTCAAGGTACTCGTCGATTGCGTGGAGGGAGCCGGCTTTAGCATAGTACCGGAGCTCTGCAGACGTCTCGGCATCGGGAATCTGACGCTTGCCGCATGTGAAGGCACCGGTATCTTTCCCCGCAATCCGGAACCGGTTGAAGAGAACCTCACCGAAACCATAGCACTCATGAAGCGCTCAGGATGCGATTTCGGCATCATTGTCGATCCCGATGTCGATCGTCTTGCGCTCATCGCCGAAGACGGGTCGCTCTTTGGAGAAGAGTACAGCCTGGTTGCCTGTGCCGATTTTTACCTCGGCATCAAAAAAGGAGCGGTAGTCAATAATCTTTCCAGCAGCCGGGCACTTGCCGACATAGCAGGCTGGCACGGTGTGCCCTGCTATAGCGCAAAGGTAGGCGAAGCCAACGTTACGGCAATGATGAAGGAGGTCGGCGCGACAATAGGCGGCGAAGGAAACGGCGGCATCATTCTGCCCGAGCTGCATTACGGACGGGATGCCCTTGTCGGAATAGCCCTGTTTGTGCAGGCATTCACCAATTGGCGCTCGGACAACAGGGGAGGAACCCTCTCGGAGTTCAGGAGCCGGTTTCCGGACTATGCCATGGCAAAAGAAAAGATCCGCCTTGGTGCATCGACTCCGGAAAAACTCGATATCCTGTTTTGTAACATTGCAAAACTCTATCCCGAAGCGAAGGCAAACCGCCTCGACGGTCTGAAACTTGATTTTGCCGATAGCTGGGCTCATTTACGCCCGTCGAATACCGAACCCATCATCAGAATCTACACCGAAGCCCCGGCAAGAGAGCATGCCGAACGGTTGGCATCCGAAATGATGCAGCATATCGCAGCCGGAACGGCCGTTTCTTGA
- the rpsT gene encoding 30S ribosomal protein S20: MPLHKSAEKRLRQSERKNARNRARKKELKVLLKNMQKLIDARADKSEVEAAYRSAVQKLDRLGVKRYIHANKASRKKSQLTRLFNNYGKAE; encoded by the coding sequence ATGCCTCTACACAAATCGGCTGAAAAAAGACTCCGTCAGTCAGAGAGAAAAAACGCCAGAAACCGGGCAAGAAAAAAAGAACTGAAAGTTCTTCTGAAGAATATGCAGAAGCTGATCGATGCTCGTGCAGACAAGAGCGAAGTTGAAGCGGCATATCGCTCGGCTGTTCAGAAGCTCGACCGTCTGGGTGTCAAGCGCTATATTCATGCCAACAAGGCATCCCGCAAAAAATCACAGCTGACCAGGCTTTTTAATAATTACGGTAAAGCCGAGTAA
- the ruvA gene encoding Holliday junction branch migration protein RuvA gives MFAYFRGRLTSAMPDEAVVDVSGIGYRFLVSAFTYRQLPPPGEDVLLYAHLSVKEDAFLLYGFSSESERQLFRLLLLTTGVGPKLALAVLSGLQVHEVHEAIMANAPERLYGISGVGKKTAARIILELRDRILKMSPDGGKTIASGSGGNLALQIKDDALNALITLGFSKPAAQKAVTGILEGNPSLSVEEVVKSALVSIHNS, from the coding sequence ATGTTTGCATATTTCCGGGGCAGGCTGACTTCAGCCATGCCGGATGAAGCGGTTGTCGATGTATCAGGTATCGGGTACCGCTTTCTTGTTTCGGCGTTTACCTATCGGCAACTTCCGCCGCCGGGCGAAGATGTGCTTTTATATGCGCACCTTTCGGTCAAAGAGGACGCATTCCTGCTTTACGGTTTTTCAAGCGAATCCGAGCGGCAGCTGTTCCGTCTGCTTCTGCTTACGACCGGGGTGGGTCCGAAACTTGCCCTTGCCGTGCTTTCCGGACTTCAGGTTCATGAAGTTCACGAAGCCATCATGGCTAACGCTCCTGAACGGCTTTATGGCATCAGTGGCGTCGGAAAAAAAACAGCGGCCAGAATTATCCTCGAATTACGCGACAGAATTCTCAAAATGTCTCCTGACGGCGGAAAAACCATTGCTTCCGGTTCGGGAGGCAACCTCGCTCTGCAGATAAAAGACGATGCTCTCAATGCGCTTATTACCCTTGGTTTTTCAAAACCGGCGGCGCAGAAAGCCGTAACGGGCATTCTGGAGGGTAATCCGTCACTCAGCGTCGAGGAGGTGGTGAAGTCCGCACTTGTTTCTATTCATAACAGTTAG
- a CDS encoding bifunctional folylpolyglutamate synthase/dihydrofolate synthase: MNYQQALDFLFPLHRFGMKPGLERVERLLEIFQSPQKRLGTVVHIAGTNGKGTTASALAAIFQASGRKTALYTSPHLVDFTERMRIDGVPISPEKVAAYCSVMKDAVTSLQATFFEATTALAFAWFADEQAEVAVIETGMGGRLDATNTVASDYAVITSVGSDHTAWLGTAPAMIAREKAAIMNSDSMAFTAVTDPEALAEIERTAGKCGIPLFILGRDARYLVDREELGFLEFTLIHGSVRYSRLQAPVTGGFHASNLSLAVMVAEAAGVGEAAIRTGLANLLQTGYRGRLEKISSRPDLFLDVSHNADGMRQTAATLALFRSRYRCMHILAGLASDKDAVAVIRHLLPLNADFTVVTIPSERSIPAAELAELLRLEGNIPAVFDTPLEGLDHILRCADPQDMILVTGSFFLAGEILSRKAFPLSRG; the protein is encoded by the coding sequence TTGAATTACCAGCAGGCACTTGACTTTCTTTTTCCGCTGCACCGGTTTGGCATGAAGCCCGGTCTCGAGCGGGTTGAGCGGCTGCTCGAAATTTTTCAGTCGCCGCAAAAACGTCTGGGAACCGTTGTGCATATAGCCGGAACCAACGGAAAAGGCACAACCGCATCGGCTCTTGCTGCGATTTTTCAGGCATCGGGAAGAAAAACCGCGCTCTACACATCGCCACATCTGGTTGATTTTACCGAACGGATGCGTATTGACGGAGTACCGATCTCCCCTGAAAAAGTGGCGGCATACTGTTCCGTTATGAAGGACGCGGTAACTTCGCTTCAGGCAACCTTTTTTGAAGCGACGACAGCCCTTGCTTTCGCCTGGTTTGCCGATGAACAGGCAGAGGTTGCCGTTATTGAAACCGGAATGGGCGGCAGGCTTGATGCTACCAATACCGTTGCTTCCGATTATGCTGTCATTACCTCGGTAGGGAGCGATCATACCGCCTGGCTCGGCACCGCTCCCGCCATGATAGCTCGCGAAAAAGCCGCAATCATGAACAGCGACTCCATGGCCTTTACTGCGGTAACCGACCCTGAAGCGCTGGCTGAAATTGAACGGACCGCCGGGAAGTGCGGCATTCCTCTTTTCATATTGGGCAGGGATGCCCGATACCTGGTTGACCGCGAAGAGCTGGGGTTTCTGGAGTTTACGCTGATACACGGCAGCGTACGGTACAGCCGACTGCAGGCACCCGTAACCGGAGGTTTTCATGCCTCGAACCTCTCGCTGGCCGTAATGGTTGCCGAAGCTGCCGGAGTCGGCGAAGCTGCAATAAGAACAGGGCTTGCAAATCTGCTGCAGACCGGTTACCGGGGAAGGCTCGAAAAAATCTCATCCAGGCCTGATCTGTTTCTCGACGTTTCGCACAATGCGGACGGAATGCGCCAGACGGCGGCAACGCTTGCGCTGTTCAGGTCCCGTTACCGGTGTATGCACATTCTTGCAGGTCTGGCATCAGACAAGGATGCCGTGGCCGTGATCCGTCACCTGTTGCCCCTTAACGCAGACTTTACGGTTGTGACGATCCCTTCCGAAAGGAGTATTCCAGCCGCCGAACTCGCTGAACTCCTGAGGCTGGAAGGGAATATACCGGCTGTTTTCGATACCCCTCTGGAAGGTCTTGATCATATCCTGCGGTGTGCAGACCCTCAGGATATGATTCTTGTAACCGGTTCTTTTTTTCTTGCCGGAGAAATTCTTTCCCGGAAGGCATTTCCTTTATCGCGAGGTTAA